In Arcobacter sp. CECT 8983, a single window of DNA contains:
- a CDS encoding putative DNA-binding domain-containing protein, producing the protein MAKKILEKDIQERFLDNLLTQTDEVENSSVAVYQKLVYMRYHEVIKNSFPLFMDIVDDDTLQTSIKAFMKNAPETPYVWKMANDYRKFVKKNKLFDDKKYIYELLYYDWIEIELYMKEYKEKKQKKFSYKNSYKLSKSARIKRFKYDLINKDITSKRENFLVIYYDFQTDDIIYREINPIIYYLLKSLNKKQTIGNSLKKLCKQNNIDFKEAKEALKEPLLELYRNRVFI; encoded by the coding sequence ATGGCTAAGAAGATACTAGAAAAAGATATACAAGAAAGGTTTTTAGATAATCTTTTAACCCAAACTGATGAGGTAGAAAACTCTTCAGTAGCTGTTTATCAAAAACTTGTGTATATGAGATATCATGAAGTTATAAAAAACTCTTTTCCTCTTTTTATGGATATTGTAGATGATGATACTTTGCAAACTTCAATAAAAGCTTTTATGAAGAATGCCCCTGAAACACCATATGTGTGGAAAATGGCAAATGACTATAGAAAGTTTGTAAAGAAAAACAAACTTTTTGATGATAAAAAATATATTTATGAATTGCTTTATTATGATTGGATAGAAATAGAACTTTATATGAAAGAGTATAAAGAGAAAAAACAAAAGAAATTTTCTTATAAAAATAGTTATAAATTAAGTAAAAGTGCTAGAATCAAAAGATTTAAATATGACTTGATAAATAAAGATATTACTTCAAAAAGAGAAAACTTTTTAGTAATATATTATGATTTTCAAACAGATGATATTATTTATAGAGAAATAAACCCTATCATCTACTACTTGCTAAAAAGTCTAAATAAAAAGCAGACTATAGGAAACTCTTTAAAGAAACTATGTAAGCAAAATAATATAGATTTTAAAGAAGCAAAAGAGGCGTTAAAAGAGCCTCTTTTAGAGCTTTATAGAAATAGAGTATTTATTTAA
- a CDS encoding response regulator transcription factor — MKILLLEDDLILNEIIEEFLQGLGYNVTCVYDGMKASEIMYDEHFDLLILDVNVPNITGFDFLKSLREESITTPAIFITSLNSIEDIEEGFNVGADDYLKKPFELKELELRINNIKRLLHLDSDELDIGENISFNTKLNYINYEGIKTKLPLKEAQVLKYLLKNTNRCVSQDELSSNIWSYESAPTSSTIRTYIKNIRKIIGDEYIETIKGVGYRFNKK, encoded by the coding sequence ATGAAAATTTTACTACTAGAAGATGATTTAATATTAAATGAAATAATTGAAGAGTTTTTACAAGGCTTAGGATATAACGTTACTTGTGTCTATGATGGAATGAAAGCAAGTGAAATTATGTATGATGAACACTTTGATTTATTGATACTTGATGTAAATGTTCCAAATATCACAGGTTTTGACTTCTTAAAAAGTTTAAGGGAAGAATCTATTACAACTCCTGCTATTTTTATAACCTCACTAAACTCAATAGAAGATATAGAAGAAGGGTTTAATGTAGGAGCAGATGATTATCTTAAAAAACCTTTTGAACTAAAAGAACTTGAACTTAGAATAAATAATATAAAAAGGTTACTTCATCTTGATTCCGATGAATTAGATATTGGAGAGAATATCAGCTTTAATACAAAATTAAATTATATAAACTATGAAGGAATTAAAACAAAGTTACCTCTAAAAGAAGCTCAAGTGTTAAAATATCTATTAAAAAATACAAATAGATGTGTTTCACAAGATGAATTATCTTCAAATATTTGGTCATATGAGTCTGCACCTACTTCTTCAACTATAAGAACTTATATAAAAAATATAAGAAAAATTATAGGAGATGAATACATAGAAACAATAAAAGGAGTTGGTTATAGATTTAACAAGAAATGA
- a CDS encoding homoserine dehydrogenase, with amino-acid sequence MKIGILGVGTVGASVANILKDNKDIITARAGIELEPVIGLVNDLNKKRNVSIKLTDNVDEILNDDSIDIIVELMGGVEKPYEIIKKALAKGKAVVTANKALLAYHRYELQDLAGDTPFEYEAAVAGGIPIINALRDGLTANHIESIRGIMNGTCNYMLTKMIGEGVDYDTILAESQELGYAEADPTFDVGGFDAAHKLLILGSIAYGIDAKPEDILIEGIQNITPADIDFANEFNYSIKLLTIAKKVESKIELRVHPVLIPNNEMIAKVDGVMNGVSVIGDKVGETMYYGPGAGGDATASAVIANIVDIARRGKGSPMLGFESSHGEDLSLMPSDEIETKYYLRLKIEDKAGVLAKVANIFADKNISVEKMIQKPLDNSCAHLLLSTHTCIEKDINEALKALEDASVVTEKPAMIRIED; translated from the coding sequence ATGAAAATAGGTATATTAGGTGTTGGAACAGTTGGTGCAAGTGTTGCAAATATACTAAAAGACAATAAAGATATTATTACTGCTCGTGCAGGTATTGAATTAGAACCAGTTATCGGTTTAGTTAACGACCTAAACAAAAAAAGAAATGTATCAATTAAACTAACAGATAATGTTGATGAGATTTTAAATGATGACTCAATTGATATTATAGTTGAGCTTATGGGTGGAGTTGAAAAACCATATGAAATAATCAAAAAAGCTTTAGCAAAAGGTAAAGCTGTGGTTACTGCAAATAAAGCACTTCTTGCTTATCATAGATATGAATTACAAGATTTAGCAGGTGATACTCCATTTGAGTATGAAGCTGCTGTAGCTGGAGGAATTCCAATTATCAATGCTTTAAGAGATGGCTTAACAGCAAATCATATTGAATCAATCAGAGGTATCATGAATGGTACTTGTAACTACATGCTTACAAAAATGATTGGTGAAGGTGTTGATTATGATACTATTCTTGCTGAATCACAAGAGTTAGGATATGCAGAAGCTGATCCAACATTTGATGTAGGTGGTTTTGATGCAGCTCATAAGCTACTTATCTTAGGTTCTATTGCATATGGAATTGATGCAAAACCAGAAGATATTTTAATTGAAGGTATCCAAAATATTACACCAGCAGATATTGATTTTGCTAATGAATTTAATTATTCAATTAAGCTTTTAACAATTGCAAAAAAAGTTGAAAGTAAAATAGAACTAAGAGTTCACCCTGTACTTATTCCAAACAATGAGATGATTGCAAAAGTTGATGGTGTAATGAATGGTGTGTCTGTAATTGGGGACAAAGTTGGTGAAACTATGTATTATGGACCAGGAGCAGGTGGAGATGCAACTGCAAGTGCAGTAATTGCAAATATTGTTGATATTGCAAGACGAGGAAAAGGTTCTCCTATGCTTGGTTTTGAGTCTTCACACGGGGAAGATTTATCTTTAATGCCAAGTGATGAAATTGAAACAAAATACTATTTAAGACTTAAAATTGAAGACAAAGCAGGTGTTTTAGCAAAAGTAGCTAATATTTTTGCAGATAAAAATATTTCAGTAGAAAAAATGATTCAAAAACCACTTGATAACTCTTGTGCTCATTTACTTCTTTCTACTCACACTTGTATAGAAAAAGATATTAATGAAGCACTTAAAGCATTAGAAGATGCAAGTGTTGTAACAGAAAAACCTGCGATGATTAGAATTGAGGATTAA
- a CDS encoding DUF692 domain-containing protein → MINLKGCGLGLRSDFLLDVKSSDFQPDWWEVTPENWMHMPKVYEKAFEEAVFSRPTVAHGLSLSIGSVDGLNKKFIKQMKTFLDRYEIEYYSEHLSFSSMNGKQSYELLPVPMTKKMVQIISDRVKEVEDIIQRNLILENATYYYVPYAEMREVDFINEVLEKSGAKMLLDVNNVFVNSVNHSFKARKFIDEIDTSKVAYMHMAGHYNDEELGLKIDSHGMPIASGAWKLLEYTLKQTNAPVMIERDNNIPPLSELEKEYIQMSDIVRKTRHG, encoded by the coding sequence ATGATAAACTTAAAAGGGTGTGGCTTAGGCTTACGAAGTGACTTTTTATTAGATGTTAAAAGTAGTGATTTCCAACCAGATTGGTGGGAAGTTACTCCTGAAAACTGGATGCACATGCCAAAAGTTTATGAAAAAGCTTTTGAAGAAGCTGTATTTTCAAGACCAACAGTTGCACATGGTTTATCTTTGTCTATTGGATCTGTTGATGGATTAAATAAAAAATTCATCAAACAGATGAAAACTTTTCTAGATAGATATGAAATAGAGTATTATTCTGAACATCTTTCTTTCTCTTCAATGAATGGTAAACAATCTTATGAACTATTGCCTGTTCCTATGACTAAAAAAATGGTTCAAATTATTAGTGATAGAGTAAAAGAAGTTGAGGATATTATTCAAAGAAACTTGATTCTTGAAAATGCAACATACTATTATGTTCCTTACGCAGAAATGCGAGAAGTTGATTTTATAAATGAGGTTTTAGAAAAATCTGGTGCTAAAATGCTTCTTGATGTAAATAATGTATTTGTAAACTCTGTAAACCACTCTTTTAAAGCAAGAAAATTTATTGATGAGATAGATACAAGTAAAGTTGCCTATATGCATATGGCAGGTCATTATAATGATGAAGAACTAGGTTTAAAAATTGATTCTCATGGAATGCCTATTGCAAGTGGTGCTTGGAAACTCTTAGAATATACATTAAAGCAAACAAATGCTCCTGTTATGATAGAAAGAGATAATAATATTCCCCCATTAAGTGAGCTTGAAAAAGAGTATATTCAAATGAGTGATATAGTTAGAAAGACAAGACATGGCTAA
- a CDS encoding low molecular weight protein-tyrosine-phosphatase, with the protein MSKSIIFVCLGNICRSPLAEGIAKEYIKSNNLDIYVESAGTGDWHIGEPPCENSIKVASQNGIDISMQRARQVKTEDFEKFDYIIGLDDSNVKNLKSLGCKTVIKLGDYGYEGKDVPDPYFFDGFEGFDKVFSMINTCTKNFIKTIKN; encoded by the coding sequence ATGAGTAAATCAATAATTTTTGTTTGTCTGGGAAATATTTGTAGGTCTCCTCTTGCAGAAGGGATAGCCAAAGAGTATATAAAAAGCAATAATCTTGATATCTATGTTGAAAGTGCAGGAACAGGAGACTGGCATATAGGTGAACCTCCTTGTGAAAACTCAATAAAAGTAGCTTCTCAAAATGGTATTGATATTTCAATGCAAAGGGCAAGACAAGTTAAAACAGAAGATTTTGAAAAGTTTGATTATATAATTGGACTTGATGATTCAAACGTAAAAAACTTAAAAAGTCTTGGATGTAAAACTGTAATAAAACTAGGTGATTATGGATATGAGGGCAAAGACGTTCCTGACCCATACTTCTTTGATGGTTTTGAAGGCTTTGATAAAGTCTTTTCAATGATAAATACCTGCACAAAAAACTTCATTAAAACAATTAAAAACTAA
- a CDS encoding YceI family protein has product MKSLTKILLSSVLAMSLANAAPYKLDKVHSDVGFSVKHLMITNVKGNFTNFEGKIDFDQENKTFNVFEGTIKTNSINTGILKRDNHLRSDDFFAADKYPEMTFKMKSYKKDGDEGLMVGDLTIRGVTKEVELEVEDIATVKDFEGNNRVGFTLEGKINRMDYGLKWNKALEFGGVAVSETVNIIVEIQAVEK; this is encoded by the coding sequence ATGAAATCACTAACAAAAATCTTATTATCATCGGTACTTGCAATGTCATTAGCAAATGCAGCACCTTATAAACTGGATAAAGTTCACTCTGATGTAGGCTTTTCAGTAAAGCATTTAATGATTACAAACGTAAAAGGTAACTTTACTAATTTTGAGGGAAAAATTGATTTTGACCAAGAGAATAAAACATTTAATGTTTTTGAAGGAACTATTAAAACAAATTCGATTAATACAGGAATTCTTAAAAGAGATAATCATTTAAGAAGTGATGATTTCTTTGCAGCTGATAAATACCCAGAAATGACATTTAAAATGAAATCTTACAAAAAAGATGGAGATGAAGGTTTAATGGTTGGTGATCTTACTATTAGAGGGGTAACAAAAGAAGTAGAACTAGAAGTTGAAGATATAGCAACAGTAAAAGATTTCGAAGGAAATAATAGAGTAGGATTTACTTTAGAAGGCAAAATAAATAGAATGGATTATGGACTTAAATGGAATAAAGCCTTAGAATTTGGTGGAGTTGCTGTTAGTGAAACTGTAAACATAATTGTAGAAATACAAGCAGTAGAAAAATAA
- a CDS encoding OmpA family protein, protein MSPAKKIFFLCLALIILIVLCVNTHLEKLSKTTVIEQVQESKPSKPITLEKKITEQKDTQEITTEQEPNKEETSAPIKESSENQIKDELKISKEEPQKEEINLSEEKTEDEPLITTDKKYKRTGNEKPIEEMSINTQLLQIRIRDYVTKYPITFETSSNRITKKSLNTISTVVKILKNYPNIKIEVAGHTDASGSKKFNLGVSISRAVAVKKQMIAYGFDKNRIKARGYGENIPIVENNAKGYSKVNRRVEFNIIEE, encoded by the coding sequence ATGAGTCCAGCAAAAAAAATATTTTTTTTATGTTTAGCATTAATCATTTTAATTGTTTTATGTGTAAATACACACCTTGAAAAATTATCAAAAACCACAGTTATTGAACAAGTTCAAGAATCTAAACCATCTAAACCAATAACTTTAGAGAAAAAGATTACAGAACAAAAAGATACACAAGAGATAACAACAGAACAAGAACCTAATAAAGAAGAAACATCTGCCCCTATTAAAGAAAGCTCTGAAAATCAAATAAAAGATGAATTAAAAATTTCAAAAGAAGAACCTCAAAAAGAAGAAATAAATCTTAGTGAAGAAAAAACTGAAGATGAGCCACTTATTACTACTGACAAAAAATATAAAAGAACTGGAAATGAAAAACCAATAGAAGAGATGTCTATAAATACTCAACTTCTGCAAATTAGAATAAGAGATTATGTAACTAAATATCCAATAACATTTGAGACATCAAGTAATAGAATTACTAAAAAAAGTTTAAATACAATTAGTACTGTTGTTAAAATTTTAAAAAATTATCCTAATATAAAAATAGAAGTAGCAGGGCATACTGATGCATCAGGCTCAAAAAAATTCAATTTAGGTGTTTCTATAAGCCGTGCTGTTGCAGTTAAAAAACAAATGATAGCCTATGGCTTTGATAAAAATAGAATAAAAGCAAGAGGATATGGAGAAAATATACCTATTGTAGAAAACAATGCCAAAGGCTACTCAAAAGTAAATAGAAGAGTAGAGTTCAATATTATAGAGGAATAA
- a CDS encoding cell wall metabolism sensor histidine kinase WalK, translating to MVIDLTRNEKSTFFRFLGLYLGSSFILLTIIFWQFYKIEYKLYYDLISSNMQSIASKISANIIYADMSNLSIDTTKITNTIHYKYALYNKKHEKLAGNITTKIDVNKRMQRIEGDYILVDNTPRGHLGVYHIAIQESNFKEIINTLLEDIIFYFVIIFTLISLVGYYLANLFISPIINERRKLNNFIKDTTHELNTPITAILMSTGKDAALTEKNMQRINLSAKRISEIYKDLVYLFLQDKKKIDLISNLEVDKVIKEQLNYFEAFAQKKKITITSDLEKTIYKIDKESFIRMFNNIISNAIKYNKIEGTIHVSLKGNILKVQDSGIGIKKDKIKDIFKRYYRGTKEQGGFGVGLNIVHHICRTYNIKVSVESEENKGSCFTFKLNKKEEES from the coding sequence TTGGTTATAGATTTAACAAGAAATGAAAAGAGTACATTTTTTAGATTTTTAGGTTTATACTTAGGTTCATCCTTTATTCTTCTAACAATTATATTTTGGCAATTTTATAAAATTGAATACAAACTTTATTATGATTTAATTTCATCTAATATGCAAAGTATTGCTTCTAAGATCTCCGCAAATATTATATATGCAGATATGTCAAACTTGAGTATTGATACTACCAAGATAACAAATACTATTCATTATAAGTATGCTTTATATAATAAAAAGCATGAAAAACTAGCAGGAAATATTACTACTAAAATAGATGTAAATAAACGAATGCAAAGAATTGAAGGTGACTATATTTTAGTTGATAATACTCCAAGAGGTCATCTTGGTGTTTATCATATTGCAATCCAAGAAAGTAATTTTAAGGAAATAATTAACACATTATTGGAAGATATTATATTTTATTTTGTGATAATTTTCACTTTAATTTCTCTTGTTGGATATTATCTTGCAAATCTTTTTATAAGTCCTATCATAAATGAAAGAAGAAAATTAAATAACTTTATAAAAGATACAACCCATGAGTTAAATACTCCTATTACTGCTATTTTAATGTCCACTGGAAAAGATGCAGCCCTTACAGAAAAAAATATGCAAAGAATCAATTTAAGTGCAAAAAGAATCTCAGAAATTTATAAAGACTTAGTTTATTTATTTTTACAAGATAAAAAAAAGATTGATTTAATATCAAATTTAGAAGTAGATAAAGTAATCAAAGAACAACTAAATTATTTTGAAGCCTTTGCCCAAAAGAAAAAGATTACAATAACATCAGACCTAGAAAAAACTATATATAAAATAGATAAAGAGAGTTTTATAAGAATGTTCAATAATATCATTTCCAATGCCATAAAATACAATAAAATAGAAGGAACAATACATGTATCTTTAAAAGGAAATATTTTAAAAGTTCAAGACTCGGGTATTGGAATAAAAAAAGATAAAATAAAAGATATATTTAAAAGGTATTATAGAGGAACAAAAGAGCAAGGTGGTTTTGGTGTTGGACTAAATATTGTTCATCATATTTGTAGAACTTATAATATCAAAGTAAGTGTAGAATCAGAAGAAAATAAGGGAAGTTGTTTTACTTTTAAATTAAATAAAAAAGAAGAGGAGTCTTAA
- a CDS encoding carbon-nitrogen hydrolase family protein, whose amino-acid sequence MNLVALQTKIDNDFKKNLKKLKEQIQACDDGSFILAPEVCLTGFAYDRMDEAAEFAQKAVKKLKKYSESKTIAITLIEKEDIDFFNTLYIFHNKKIVHTQSKHKLFPLGDEPAHFSEGKLDNMKIIDIDGIKVATLICFEIRFPEYWLKVRGADLILNPSMWGIKRKAHFETMTKALAVANQCYVLAANGADDNMAKGSGIITPWGDEYRDDSKEKIEHKMQLSEIKKIRKYIDIGLKKK is encoded by the coding sequence ATGAACTTAGTAGCACTACAAACTAAAATAGATAATGATTTTAAAAAGAATTTAAAAAAATTAAAAGAGCAAATACAAGCTTGTGATGATGGCTCTTTTATTTTAGCACCAGAAGTATGTTTAACAGGCTTTGCATATGATAGAATGGATGAAGCAGCAGAGTTTGCCCAAAAGGCTGTAAAAAAGCTAAAAAAATACTCAGAAAGTAAAACAATTGCAATAACACTTATTGAAAAAGAAGATATTGACTTTTTTAATACTCTGTATATTTTTCATAATAAAAAAATAGTACACACTCAATCAAAACATAAACTATTTCCTTTAGGGGATGAGCCTGCACATTTCTCAGAAGGGAAATTAGATAATATGAAAATAATTGATATAGATGGAATTAAAGTAGCTACATTAATTTGTTTTGAGATTAGATTCCCTGAATATTGGTTAAAGGTTCGAGGGGCTGATTTAATTTTAAATCCATCTATGTGGGGAATAAAAAGAAAAGCTCATTTTGAGACTATGACAAAAGCTCTTGCTGTAGCAAATCAATGTTATGTGTTAGCTGCAAATGGAGCAGATGATAATATGGCAAAAGGAAGTGGAATAATTACTCCTTGGGGAGATGAATATAGAGATGATTCTAAAGAAAAAATTGAACATAAAATGCAGCTTTCTGAGATTAAGAAGATAAGAAAATATATTGATATAGGATTAAAGAAAAAATGA
- a CDS encoding MATE family efflux transporter, protein MKQNSHLINNDIPTLLKQITIPASTGMFFNTMYNVVDTFYAGLISTQAISALSLSFMIFFTIIGLGYGFSAAITALIGNASGRSKRFLASLYAHKGIFFMQLIALALTFIGFLISPYLFTLLGASGEYMNMALDYINIILAGTIFFMTNFALNAILVSRGDTKSYRNTLIFGFFANLVLNPLFIYGFLFIPAMGIKGIALSTVLIQLINALYLLRKVMNTKLVHFEKISYFFPHKKIYKEMINQGIPSSMNMLIMSIGSLILMYFVSLYGVKAVAGYGIGFRVEQIMLLPALGLSSAVLSLVSNNFGARRYDRVQETVNKALKYGFIIATFGIVFLYIFGKTIISQFDSDPIVIGFGYDYLVVEVLIFYAYVILFICVSTLQGIKRPKMILYIALYRQIIAKFAIAYVLVILFALDYIYLWMGVLIMIYSAAIFAYIYTQRLLKEVCIK, encoded by the coding sequence TTGAAACAAAACTCACACTTAATTAATAATGATATACCAACTCTATTAAAACAAATTACTATTCCTGCAAGTACAGGTATGTTTTTTAATACAATGTATAATGTAGTAGATACCTTCTATGCTGGACTTATTTCAACTCAAGCTATCTCTGCACTTTCACTTTCATTTATGATATTTTTCACAATAATTGGACTAGGATATGGGTTTTCTGCTGCAATCACTGCTTTAATAGGAAATGCAAGTGGAAGGTCAAAAAGATTTTTGGCTTCACTTTATGCCCATAAAGGTATTTTCTTTATGCAGCTTATTGCTCTTGCTTTAACTTTTATAGGTTTTTTAATATCTCCATATTTATTTACGCTTTTAGGAGCTAGTGGAGAATATATGAATATGGCTTTAGATTATATAAATATAATTCTTGCTGGAACAATCTTCTTTATGACAAACTTTGCTTTAAATGCAATACTTGTATCAAGGGGAGATACAAAATCTTATAGAAATACTCTTATTTTTGGATTTTTTGCAAACTTAGTATTAAACCCATTATTTATTTATGGATTTTTGTTTATTCCTGCAATGGGAATAAAAGGTATTGCTCTTTCAACAGTTTTAATACAACTTATAAATGCTCTTTATCTACTTAGAAAGGTTATGAATACTAAACTTGTACATTTTGAAAAAATAAGCTACTTTTTCCCCCATAAAAAAATATATAAAGAGATGATTAATCAAGGGATTCCATCTTCAATGAATATGCTTATTATGTCTATTGGTTCACTTATTTTGATGTATTTTGTTTCACTTTATGGAGTAAAAGCCGTTGCAGGATATGGAATAGGCTTTAGAGTTGAACAAATTATGCTTTTACCAGCACTTGGGCTTAGTTCCGCAGTATTATCATTAGTATCAAATAATTTTGGTGCTAGAAGATATGATAGAGTTCAAGAAACAGTTAACAAAGCACTAAAATATGGTTTTATAATTGCTACATTTGGAATAGTCTTTTTATATATTTTTGGAAAAACTATTATTTCACAGTTTGATTCGGATCCTATTGTAATTGGCTTTGGATATGATTATTTAGTAGTTGAAGTATTGATTTTCTATGCATATGTAATCTTATTTATTTGTGTATCAACACTACAAGGAATAAAAAGACCTAAAATGATTTTATATATTGCATTATATCGACAAATAATTGCAAAATTTGCTATTGCATATGTTCTTGTTATTTTGTTTGCTTTAGATTATATATATCTTTGGATGGGGGTATTAATTATGATTTATAGTGCTGCAATTTTTGCATATATTTATACTCAAAGATTACTAAAAGAGGTTTGTATTAAATAA
- a CDS encoding ester cyclase, whose product MKIKTNKSLVKEYYEELWNKQNKEYIDILFHEDIEFHGSLNIDTKGKKEFEEYMDKVLFGIPNLYHGIETMVEENNCIAVKAVYNGTHKGQLFEFEASNNRIKYNGASFFRFEDGKIISIWVLGDLASLYKQLKK is encoded by the coding sequence ATGAAAATAAAAACTAATAAAAGTCTTGTAAAAGAGTATTATGAAGAACTTTGGAATAAACAAAATAAAGAGTATATCGATATTTTATTCCATGAAGATATAGAGTTTCACGGTTCTTTAAATATCGATACAAAAGGTAAAAAAGAGTTTGAAGAGTATATGGATAAGGTTTTATTTGGTATTCCTAACTTATACCATGGTATAGAAACAATGGTTGAGGAGAATAACTGTATAGCTGTAAAAGCTGTATATAATGGAACTCACAAAGGACAACTTTTTGAGTTTGAAGCAAGTAATAATAGAATCAAATACAATGGGGCTTCATTTTTTAGATTTGAAGATGGAAAGATAATAAGTATTTGGGTATTAGGTGACTTGGCTTCTTTATATAAGCAGTTAAAAAAATAG
- a CDS encoding peptidase M42 has product MKFRKLSIEKSSKLIEEIENYTSFLDTLKQLIRVPSVIGYEHSFFLYLKRELDELGIRTEYYDGLLVAQGNEPTDGMLSAHIDRHGLVCTGPNEFQFAAYQSKNRIDLKGNSVSEQTYQAIASRFLNQQVQAYEPWSGSYLGIGEISDVYMNEQINNLMFKVKGLEHLLPGTPVAFVDKLEVNDELISAQLDNVISAAIIIYLYQNGYQGTAFFTAQEEAGRSWRFVYDWFKKNEMTTSELLVLDTSPYNTRQEAEVQDIVLRNRDANARFKSPLLKLLKNFCHKNNIAFSCKDSYIQETNKSLSKENLPLLSLGSTELGRIVKESKGSIQGSTLQLPTTGYHTVEETTTVKSIKSVLYILKNILIKENENKN; this is encoded by the coding sequence ATGAAATTTAGAAAGTTATCTATTGAGAAGTCATCAAAACTTATAGAAGAGATTGAAAACTATACTTCTTTTTTAGATACATTAAAACAGTTAATTAGAGTACCATCTGTAATAGGATATGAACACTCATTTTTCTTATATTTAAAACGAGAATTAGATGAGCTGGGAATAAGAACAGAATATTATGATGGTTTGTTAGTTGCACAAGGTAATGAACCAACAGATGGTATGTTAAGTGCACATATAGATAGACATGGCTTAGTTTGTACTGGACCAAATGAGTTTCAATTTGCAGCTTATCAAAGTAAAAATAGAATTGATTTAAAAGGAAACTCAGTATCAGAGCAAACATATCAAGCTATTGCATCAAGATTTTTAAACCAACAAGTTCAAGCTTATGAACCTTGGAGTGGAAGTTATTTAGGCATTGGTGAAATAAGCGATGTTTATATGAATGAGCAAATAAATAACTTAATGTTTAAAGTAAAAGGCTTAGAGCATTTACTTCCAGGTACACCTGTTGCATTTGTAGATAAGTTAGAAGTTAATGATGAGCTTATAAGTGCCCAGTTAGATAATGTTATTTCTGCTGCAATTATAATATATCTATATCAAAATGGTTACCAAGGTACAGCTTTTTTTACTGCACAAGAAGAAGCAGGTAGAAGCTGGAGATTTGTATATGATTGGTTCAAAAAGAACGAAATGACAACTTCTGAACTTTTAGTTTTAGATACAAGTCCTTATAATACAAGGCAAGAGGCTGAAGTTCAAGATATAGTTTTAAGAAATAGAGATGCAAATGCAAGGTTTAAATCTCCATTATTAAAACTTTTAAAGAATTTTTGTCATAAAAATAATATAGCTTTTTCTTGTAAAGATAGTTATATTCAAGAAACAAACAAGTCTTTAAGTAAAGAGAATCTTCCTTTATTATCTTTAGGAAGTACAGAGCTTGGAAGAATAGTAAAAGAGTCAAAAGGTTCAATACAAGGTTCAACTTTGCAGTTACCTACAACTGGTTACCATACAGTTGAGGAAACAACAACTGTAAAGTCTATAAAAAGTGTATTGTATATATTAAAAAATATATTAATAAAAGAAAATGAAAATAAAAACTAA